Part of the Nitrosophilus alvini genome, ACATTAAAGAAACATCTTGAAATTTTCCGGCCTGCGGGCCGGATTTTTTATCTTTTTTTAGGGAAAAAAAAGTTAGTATTCTCAAAACCTTCAAAGGGATTTTATGAAGAGAATATTGGTTTTTTCTATCATTCTTCCGCTTTTTTTGCTCTCAGCCGAGGTCGAGACAACAGAGCTAAAAACCCATACGGAACTTTCATATATTCAAACTAGCGGAAACACAGATACAAAATCTTTCGGATTGGATTTCAGTGCCGAAAAAAGCTGGAAACCTCATAAAGTTACACTTGATGTGGATGCGTATTATGCAGAAAATGACGGAGATGTCAGTAAAAATGTATGGAAAAGTGAAATAAACTACTACTATTTCTTCAACGATGACCTTGAATTTGATTATCTTTTGGGATACAAAAAAGATAGATTTTCAGGTTTTGACTATCAAATGTATACAGGTCCGGGTTTGAAATACAGAGCTTTAAATCTGCCAAAGCACACACTCTTTTTGTCCGGAAACGTGCTTTATTCGGTTGATAAAATAAAAGAAGCGGGTACTGATAGTTACGCTTCCTGGAGAGCGGGACTAGACTATGAGTATAGAATCGTTGAAAATCTGAAATTTAAAGAAGAGGCAAATATAAGAAGCCAGTTTTCGGACTTGAAAAACTATTTTGTATATTCCAAATCTTCTATAGAATCGAAAATAAACGACCATTTTTCCCTGGGCGTAAGTTACAAAATCGATTATAAAAACACGCCTCCCGAAGGAAAGAAAAAGAGCGACAGAACGTTTATGGTATCTTTGGTGATAGATTGGTAAGTTTGCTTATGGAAGGGGCAAAAGCTTTTGTACTTACCAGTACTGTTTCGCCTATCTCAAACTCCTTTGCCTCTTTTTCATCTAGAACCACTTCGACGATTTGCTGTCCGATTGCTATGACGGCAATGTAAATAACATCGGTCTTTATGATATCTAGCAGTTCGCCGTGAAGTGTGAATTTTTGGCTTCCTCTTGTTTTTAAAAGAATATTTTTCGGTATTCCGTCCTGAATGATTTTTCCATGATCCAACACTATGACACGATTTGCAAGACGATAAATTTCGCTTGGATCGTGAGTTACCATAATGGTAGTAGTTCCGAATTCTTTATGAAGTGTTATGATGTCATGTTGAAGCTTTCTACGCATTGCAGGATCGAGTGCTGAGAGCGGCTCGTCCATAAGCAGAAGTTTTGGCTTTTTCATAAGTGCACGGCAGAGTGACACCCGCTGTTTCTGTCCGCCGCTCAAAGTCTGAGGAAGTCTGTTTCTCAGCTCATACAGACCGGTTAGCTCCATCAAATGCTTTGCAAGCTCTTTGTCTTTATTGACAAACAAAAGGTTCTCTTCAACACTCATATTGGAAAAAAGTGCGTAGTCTTGAAATACAAACCCGATACCTCTCTTCTGCGGCGGAAGAAATGTTTTTGTATCCAGCCATACTTCATCTGTGACAACGATCCTGCCCGTAGCACTCTCAAGTCCTGCAAGTATCCGCAGCAGCGTCGTCTTACCGCTACCGCTTTGTCCTGCCAATGCAACAAAATCATGCTCTTTGATAGATAGTTGCACTTCTAATTCCATCTTGCCGATACTTCCCTGAAGGGTCTTATGAATATTTAGTTCGATCATTGGGTTACTTTCATATGCCTATTTTGACTCTGATTGAACATATAAACAATCAAAAGCACTAAAAAACTGATCGCAACCATAATAGCGCTGTAGATGTGTGCAGTTTTATAGTCCATAATCTCTACAAGCTCATATATGGCAACTGAAGCTACTTTGGTTTCGCCTGGAATTGAACCGCCGACCATAAGCACTACTCCAAATTCACCGACTGTATGGGCAAATGTGATAATAATAGCGGTCATTAAAGATGGTTTGATATTTGGCAGAGCCACGGATAGCAGGGTTTGAAGCTTGCTTTTGCCGGCAACATAGGCAGCTTCGAGCATATTTTTGTTTAAGGCTTCAAATCCGCTTTGCAGCGGCTGCACCATAAAAGGAAAGGAGTAAAAACAGCTTGCAATCACAAGACCGGTGAAGGAAAAGACCAGTTTGATACCGAAAGTCTCTTCAAAAAAAGCGCCTATCGGTGAGTTGTAGGATAGGGCATACAGGATATAAAAGCCAAGGACCGAAGGAGGCAATACGATAGGCATCGAAGTGACTGCTTCTATAACAGGTTTGAAGCGCCACTTTGTCTGGCTGAGCCACCAACTCAGAGGCAGAGCGATCACAAACAGTACCGCTGATGTTATACCTGCCAGCTTAAAAGAGAGAATAAACGGTTGAAAATCTATATCCGGCATCTTTTCTCCTATATTTCTTCAATTATGGAAAGTTCGCTTGCCTTTATAAGTGCAACGACAATATCACCTGTCTTAAGATTCATACGCAACGAGGATTCACGCGTGATGATGCTTTCTATCAGATGGCTTCCTATGCGCAGCTTTACGCTGCTGAGCAGCTCCCCGTTGTTGATCTGCTCAATGGTGCAGGTTAGTTGGTTTGAGATGCTGAGTTGGCCGTCAAGATTTTTGGCAAGTGCTATATTGGTGGCCTTGACTCCCAACTTCACCCGCGAGCCTATCGTGATTGGAGTATTGAGTTCGAGTGCTACCATGCGCATAGGTTGACCTTCAAAGTCAAAAGAGACAACTGTGAGGTTATCAAGACTTTTAATATCTGTTACTTGGGCTTTTAGGCAGTTCATTGTATTATGTATCCGTATTTTTTAAAGATAGATTTGGCTCTGTCACTTAAAACAAAATTGTAAAACGCTTTTACCTCTTTGTTGTTTGCCCCTTTTTTCAAAATCACAACTCCCTGCTTGATGGGCGTATATAGTTTGGGATCCACATCTGCCCAGTTTCCACCCTCTTTATACTTGCGCATCTTTGGGCTGTAAATGGATGATTTTGCAACAAAACCGATATCTGCTGCCGTGATAGTATAAGCAACGGTTTGGGATATTGATTCGGCATATATCAGTTTCTCTTTTACTTTGTCATATACATTGGCGTTCTTCATAGCTTCAACGGCTGCTTTTCCGTAAGGTGCGGTTTTTGGATTGG contains:
- a CDS encoding DUF481 domain-containing protein, whose amino-acid sequence is MKRILVFSIILPLFLLSAEVETTELKTHTELSYIQTSGNTDTKSFGLDFSAEKSWKPHKVTLDVDAYYAENDGDVSKNVWKSEINYYYFFNDDLEFDYLLGYKKDRFSGFDYQMYTGPGLKYRALNLPKHTLFLSGNVLYSVDKIKEAGTDSYASWRAGLDYEYRIVENLKFKEEANIRSQFSDLKNYFVYSKSSIESKINDHFSLGVSYKIDYKNTPPEGKKKSDRTFMVSLVIDW
- a CDS encoding ABC transporter ATP-binding protein; the protein is MIELNIHKTLQGSIGKMELEVQLSIKEHDFVALAGQSGSGKTTLLRILAGLESATGRIVVTDEVWLDTKTFLPPQKRGIGFVFQDYALFSNMSVEENLLFVNKDKELAKHLMELTGLYELRNRLPQTLSGGQKQRVSLCRALMKKPKLLLMDEPLSALDPAMRRKLQHDIITLHKEFGTTTIMVTHDPSEIYRLANRVIVLDHGKIIQDGIPKNILLKTRGSQKFTLHGELLDIIKTDVIYIAVIAIGQQIVEVVLDEKEAKEFEIGETVLVSTKAFAPSISKLTNLSPKIP
- the modB gene encoding molybdate ABC transporter permease subunit; translation: MPDIDFQPFILSFKLAGITSAVLFVIALPLSWWLSQTKWRFKPVIEAVTSMPIVLPPSVLGFYILYALSYNSPIGAFFEETFGIKLVFSFTGLVIASCFYSFPFMVQPLQSGFEALNKNMLEAAYVAGKSKLQTLLSVALPNIKPSLMTAIIITFAHTVGEFGVVLMVGGSIPGETKVASVAIYELVEIMDYKTAHIYSAIMVAISFLVLLIVYMFNQSQNRHMKVTQ
- a CDS encoding TOBE domain-containing protein is translated as MKLGVKATNIALAKNLDGQLSISNQLTCTIEQINNGELLSSVKLRIGSHLIESIITRESSLRMNLKTGDIVVALIKASELSIIEEI